The Oncorhynchus tshawytscha isolate Ot180627B linkage group LG20, Otsh_v2.0, whole genome shotgun sequence genome has a window encoding:
- the tmem119b gene encoding transmembrane protein 119b translates to MTFLMALHLISLSVMLWSSSPSLATPLPFNISLEGSAEGEELGSLIPTTSSPTTSGPASESPTTSDDSTHIEHFLLSQMVHFLQENMLLILVASILFITIFLILCCACIMSRKRKVNAYYPSSFPSKMYVDQRDKTGGTKLFNEVPEKPSNGQQAEPVDSSKQLQQDIMRAAKNLRTPSKPPLGEREGNNPTQIAAAAEKSPDVTVQAEGEIIEKDNEPSNAPEQSEEEVCQLSDSEAQHRSCPKQPEILPGQIGLTEDDESLTRAELPSGQGHSQAKQEGDRQENSTVTQSIPLITGEKTAF, encoded by the coding sequence ATGACGTTCCTCATGGCACTTCATCTGATTAGTCTTTCTGTGATGCTCTGGTCCAGCAGTCCCAGTCTGGCCACACCCCTCCCTTTCAACATTTCCTTGGAGGGCAGTGCAGAGGGGGAGGAGCTGGGCAGCCTCATCCCCACCACTTCCTCACCTACCACCAGTGGCCCAGCCTCAGAGTCCCCAACCACCTCAGATGACTCCACTCACATAGAGCACTTCCTGCTCAGCCAGATGGTTCACTTCCTGCAGGAGAACATGCTCCTCATCCTTGTTGCCTCGATCCTCTTCATCACCATCTTCCTCATCCTCTGCTGTGCTTGCATCATGAGCCGCAAGCGGAAGGTCAATGCCTACTACCCCTCGTCCTTCCCCTCTAAGATGTACGTAGACCAGAGGGACAAGACCGGAGGTACCAAGCTCTTCAACGAGGTGCCAGAGAAACCCTCCAATGGGCAGCAGGCTGAACCAGTTGACTCAAGCAAGCAGCTCCAACAAGACATCATGAGGGCAGCCAAGAACCTCCGCACTCCCTCCAAACCTCCCCTGGGTGAGCGAGAGGGAAACAACCCCACACAGATAGCAGCAGCTGCAGAGAAAAGTCCTGATGTGACTGTTCAGGCTGAGGGAGAAATCATAGAGAAAGACAACGAGCCATCAAATGCACCTGAGCAGAGCGAGGAGGAGGTATGCCAGCTCTCAGACAGTGAGGCCCAACACCGCAGCTGCCCCAAGCAGCCAGAGATCCTTCCAGGACAGATAGGCCTAACAGAGGATGACGAGTCACTCACAAGAGCTGAGCTTCCATCTGGCCAAGGGCACTCACAAGCCAAGCAGGAAGGGGATAGGCAGGAGAACTCCACTGTCACGCAGTCTATTCCGTTGATCACTGGGGAGAAAACAGCATTTTAA
- the LOC121840190 gene encoding iron-sulfur cluster assembly scaffold protein IscU-like: protein MAGLVAAKKCITPLVVIKRLSSPEYKAQAAYHKKVVDHYENPRNVGSLDKTSKNVGTGLVGAPACGDVMKLQIEVDDRGKIVDARFKTFGCGSAIASSSLVTEWVKGKTIDEALTIQNTDIAKELCLPPVKLHCSMLAEDAIKAALHDYRLKQQDGKIEAVNASN from the exons ATGGCGGGTCTAGTAGCAGCAAAGAAGTGCATCACCCCTCTTGTTGTGATCAAAAGGCTTTCTTCCCCGGAATATAAAGCCCAAGCCGCCTACCACAAGAAG GTAGTGGACCACTATGAGAACCCAAGGAACGTTGGGTCCCTGGACAAGACCTCCAAGAATGTGGGTACAGGCTTGGTGGGTGCCCCAGCTTGTGGAGATGTGATGAAACTGCAG ATTGAGGTAGACGATCGTGGGAAGATTGTGGACGCCAGGTTCAAGACGTTTGGCTGCGGCTCCGCTATCGCCTCCAGCTCCCTGGTAACAGAGTGGGTGAAGGGCAAAACT ATTGACGAAGCACTGACCATACAGAACACGGATATTGCCAAAGAGCTCTGTCTTCCACCGGTCAAACTTCACTGCTCTA TGCTGGCTGAGGATGCCATCAAAGCTGCCCTCCATGACTACCGTCTCAAACAACAGGATGGCAAGATTGAGGCGGTCAACGCCAGCAACTGA
- the LOC112219459 gene encoding chemokine-like receptor 1: MEDFDYTEYGEDYTAYNETYENTSVSGSVTFNHPRSFSVETVINILISLLGLSGNAIVIWISGFKMRTSVNTTWYLSLAISDFLFCVCLPFNIVYMVTSHWPFGLVMCKLTSSAMFLNMFSSVFLLVLISVDRCVSITFPVWAQNNRTIPRASGVVVLVWALSAALTVPSLVYRQTKTHGADTLCYTDYQSGHKAVALSRFVCGFVIPLLIIVFCYSVIFVQLRSRPMKSTKPVKVMTVLIVSFFVCWVPYHTFVLLELNLGNHSLEMLYTWLKVGSTMAAANSFLNPILYVLMGHDFRQTLKRSVLWKIENAMAEDGRTGGRNLSKSGSFESKAFTHV; the protein is encoded by the coding sequence ATGGAGGATTTTGACTATACAGAATATGGAGAAGATTATACTGCCTACAATGAAACATATGAAAACACCTCTGTGagtggctcagtgactttcaaccatCCCAGGTCCTTTTCAGTGGAAACTGTAATCAATATCCTTATATCACTACTGGGTCTCAGTGGAAATGCTATAGTAATTTGGATCTCTGGCTTCAAGATGAGGACATCGGTCAACACCACTTGGTACCTCAGTCTGGCCATCTCAGACTTtctgttctgtgtctgtctgcccttTAACATTGTATACATGGTCACCTCACACTGGCCCTTTGGGCTGGTCATGTGTAAGCTGACCTCCTCCGCTATGTTCCTCAACATGTTCAGCAGCGTCTTCCTGCTGGTTCTGATCAGTGTTGACCGCTGTGTGTCAATCACTTTTCCTGTCTGGGCTCAGAACAACCGGACCATACCCAGAGCATCCGGAGTGGTCGTCCTCGTGTgggccctctctgctgccctgaCTGTACCCTCACTGGTCTACCGCCAGACCAAAACACACGGGGCTGATACACTGTGCTATACTGATTATCAGTCTGGGCACAAGGCAGTGGCTCTGAGTCGATTTGTCTGTGGCTTTGTGATTCCTCTTTTGATTATAGTCTTCTGCTACTCAGTTATCTTTGTGCAGCTCAGAAGTCGCCCCATGAAATCCACTAAACCTGTCAAGGTAATGACTGTCCTCATTGTGTCCTTCTTCGTTTGCTGGGTGCCCTATCACACTTTTGTCCTGTTGGAGTTGAACTTGGGGAATCACAGCCTTGAGATGCTCTACACTTGGCTGAAGGTGGGCAGCACAATGGCTGCAGCAAACAGTTTCCTTAAccccatactgtatgtgttaatggGTCATGACTTTCGGCAAACCCTAAAGAGGTCTGTTCTGTGGAAGATAGAAAATGCAATGGCAGAAGATGGGCGTACAGGTGGACGTAACCTCTCAAAGTCTGGGTCTTTTGAGAGTAAAGCTTTCACACACGTCTGA